A part of Kitasatospora acidiphila genomic DNA contains:
- a CDS encoding alpha/beta hydrolase, producing MELTGTPFFILTIVLFVASIALALAYWGRGRGGYAEVPGGRRRGRGRRTGAATPLGYLGSFATVLLCQFTAIAVVFTWVNDDNQLYANWDDLLGTTSHVRSVPVPPKDNGLAGDQKSGTPKVVASFHAPSSDAVPRDVKETDLKGKLSGVDGEVLVWTPPQYDDPAYKDKNFPVVELLAGYPGSTSTWYGDTGMNVTKQLEPLMKSGQITPFILVTPRVNLLQNADTGCADVPGKVNAETWLSRDVPQMVLDNFRTTASPDQWAVAGYSAGAHCAALLALGHPDRYRAAIAMSGYNDPSGESDSLTAKDPKLSQTSNPLYLLTHAATPPNVSLWMSGRKTDGLPDATALQQAAKPPTSVTQVETTGAHLMSTWRPLVVPSFKWLSGIIPAPK from the coding sequence GTGGAACTGACCGGCACGCCCTTCTTCATCCTGACCATCGTCCTCTTCGTGGCCTCGATAGCCCTGGCCCTGGCGTACTGGGGACGCGGCCGGGGCGGCTATGCGGAGGTCCCCGGCGGCCGCCGACGCGGTCGGGGCCGCCGCACGGGCGCAGCGACCCCGCTGGGTTACCTGGGCTCGTTCGCAACCGTCCTTCTCTGCCAGTTCACTGCCATTGCGGTGGTGTTCACCTGGGTGAACGACGACAACCAGCTGTACGCCAACTGGGACGACCTGCTCGGCACCACCAGCCATGTCCGCTCGGTGCCGGTGCCGCCCAAGGACAACGGCCTGGCGGGCGACCAGAAGTCCGGCACCCCCAAGGTGGTCGCCTCCTTCCACGCGCCCAGCTCCGACGCGGTGCCGCGGGACGTCAAGGAGACCGACCTGAAGGGCAAGCTCTCCGGGGTGGACGGCGAGGTGCTGGTCTGGACGCCGCCGCAGTACGACGACCCGGCGTACAAGGACAAGAACTTCCCGGTGGTCGAGCTGCTGGCCGGCTACCCCGGCAGCACCAGCACCTGGTACGGCGACACCGGCATGAACGTCACCAAGCAGCTCGAGCCGCTGATGAAGTCCGGCCAGATCACCCCGTTCATCCTGGTCACCCCGCGGGTCAACCTGCTGCAGAACGCCGACACCGGCTGCGCGGACGTCCCCGGCAAGGTCAACGCCGAGACCTGGCTGTCCCGCGACGTGCCGCAGATGGTCCTGGACAACTTCCGCACCACCGCCTCGCCCGACCAGTGGGCGGTGGCCGGCTACTCGGCCGGCGCGCACTGCGCGGCCCTGCTCGCCCTGGGCCACCCGGACCGGTACCGGGCCGCGATCGCCATGTCCGGCTACAACGACCCGAGTGGGGAGAGCGACTCGCTGACCGCCAAGGACCCCAAGCTGAGCCAGACCTCCAACCCGCTCTACCTGCTCACCCACGCCGCCACCCCGCCGAACGTCTCGCTCTGGATGAGCGGCCGCAAGACCGACGGCCTGCCGGACGCCACTGCGCTGCAGCAGGCCGCCAAGCCGCCGACGTCGGTCACCCAGGTCGAGACCACCGGGGCGCACCTGATGTCCACCTGGCGGCCGCTGGTGGTGCCGTCCTTCAAGTGGCTGAGCGGCATCATCCCGGCACCCAAGTGA